A region of Fibrobacter succinogenes subsp. succinogenes S85 DNA encodes the following proteins:
- a CDS encoding EAL domain-containing protein, with protein sequence MDGRKIRNDVEIPEPKVVEPIRDLRKDLLEKDEMFQMMIDVSSDGFWTFDVASGKVYWSNRIAKLLATDSASLEDSFEPLKKRVIESDWNAFREQLNAALQTSGTFSCTLTLLDASKKNMKLVISGRVQSNNLGRPIRVIGSLTEALDRKSVEREHYNYVYQDALTGVYNRKYFLEKLKTDVDIAAKRPDYVFAVALLDIDSFGAINASYSIKIGDNVLRTIADRLKSIARPDDCVARIGPDVFAVILHNIQSRDPNDDLIPLVRNIHNKVKSPISLEGKDLYISVSMSIVVNQDVDCVEDILANANASLRDMKKGINHGGIQFFSGGIREKAMKLYKLEFEIRRAIQAQEFVLMYQPIVDIQAGNKIVGFEALVRWNQSERGIISPAEFIPIAEETGLIVPMGALILRMACKQTKQWVDMGYKDIQVAVNFSAKQFSMDSMVDDVRRVLTETNLNPRNLKLEITEYTAMCEADKTIEIMRALSNMGIQISIDDFGTGYSSLSYLKRYPVHTLKMDKYFVDHVADNEEDASFARMVIGIAKSLNLDLIAEGVETKEQLDFLYREGCHLIQGFYFSRPLNTDMALEYMKEHYNVPTQGSSFETEPEAVKA encoded by the coding sequence ATGGACGGCCGGAAAATTCGCAATGATGTGGAAATCCCTGAACCGAAGGTGGTTGAGCCGATTCGTGATCTCCGTAAGGATCTTTTAGAAAAAGATGAAATGTTCCAGATGATGATTGATGTTTCGTCGGATGGTTTCTGGACGTTTGATGTCGCATCAGGGAAAGTTTATTGGTCGAATCGGATTGCCAAGTTGCTTGCCACCGATAGCGCAAGCCTAGAAGATTCCTTTGAACCTTTGAAAAAGCGCGTGATTGAAAGCGACTGGAACGCTTTCCGTGAACAGCTGAATGCCGCATTGCAGACCTCTGGAACATTCTCTTGCACCCTGACGTTGCTTGACGCTTCTAAGAAGAACATGAAACTTGTGATTAGCGGTCGCGTCCAGAGCAATAATCTTGGTCGCCCGATTCGCGTAATTGGTTCTTTGACAGAAGCTCTTGACCGCAAGTCTGTTGAACGCGAACATTACAACTATGTTTATCAGGATGCGCTTACAGGCGTTTATAACCGCAAGTATTTCCTTGAAAAGTTAAAGACGGATGTTGATATTGCGGCGAAGCGTCCGGACTATGTTTTTGCAGTCGCTCTTTTGGATATCGATAGCTTTGGGGCCATTAACGCTTCTTATTCTATCAAGATTGGGGATAATGTTCTCCGTACGATTGCAGACCGCTTAAAATCGATTGCTCGCCCCGATGATTGTGTGGCTCGTATTGGACCGGATGTTTTTGCCGTTATTTTGCACAACATCCAGAGTCGTGATCCGAATGACGATTTGATTCCGCTTGTCCGTAATATTCATAACAAAGTTAAGTCTCCGATTTCGCTGGAAGGCAAGGACTTGTACATCAGTGTTTCGATGTCGATTGTCGTGAACCAGGATGTCGATTGCGTCGAAGATATTCTCGCCAATGCAAATGCAAGCCTTCGCGATATGAAGAAGGGCATTAACCATGGCGGTATCCAGTTCTTTAGCGGTGGCATTCGCGAAAAGGCGATGAAGCTTTACAAGCTCGAATTCGAAATCCGCAGGGCTATTCAGGCACAAGAATTTGTGCTGATGTACCAGCCGATTGTCGATATTCAGGCGGGCAACAAGATTGTGGGCTTTGAAGCGCTTGTGCGCTGGAACCAGTCGGAACGAGGCATTATCTCGCCGGCTGAATTTATCCCGATTGCCGAAGAAACGGGCCTTATTGTGCCGATGGGGGCGCTCATCTTGCGCATGGCTTGTAAGCAGACCAAGCAATGGGTGGACATGGGCTATAAGGATATCCAGGTGGCGGTGAACTTCTCGGCAAAGCAGTTCTCGATGGATTCCATGGTTGACGATGTGCGCCGTGTGCTGACCGAAACGAACTTGAATCCGCGCAATTTGAAGCTTGAAATTACGGAATACACTGCTATGTGCGAAGCGGACAAGACGATTGAAATCATGCGTGCGCTTTCGAATATGGGCATCCAGATTTCGATTGATGACTTTGGAACGGGTTACAGCTCTCTGTCTTACCTGAAGCGCTATCCAGTGCATACGCTCAAGATGGACAAGTACTTTGTGGATCATGTGGCGGATAACGAAGAAGATGCTTCGTTTGCCCGCATGGTGATTGGCATTGCGAAGTCCTTGAATTTGGATCTCATCGCCGAAGGCGTTGAAACGAAGGAACAGCTCGACTTCTTGTACCGCGAAGGCTGCCACTTGATTCAGGGCTTCTACTTTAGTAGACCGCTCAATACGGATATGGCGCTAGAGTACATGAAGGAACATTACAATGTTCCGACGCAGGGATCCAGCTTCGAAACGGAACCGGAAGCCGTTAAAGCTTAA
- a CDS encoding TatD family hydrolase has translation MFIDTHCHIDSYERHAGESFDALLERFQSASFTTERSSAKEKAVASKIAQPEAFIHVACDPADFDRARELSEKYPFVYSAYGIHPEYVETETAEDEARLLEFLAHPKCVACGEFGLDYHYGAETKAAQVKLFERHLQLGIESGKPLVLHLREADDDALAVLRTANLHDRNVHVHCFTGTSEFVEQLLQLDANIFVGFTGIVTFNNAQNVRDAAALVPLDQMLLETDAPYMAPVPFRGKPCHSGYIPFIADKLAEIKNVTVEELYHHCRENTRTCYGI, from the coding sequence ATGTTCATCGATACTCATTGTCATATTGATTCTTACGAGCGCCATGCAGGCGAATCCTTTGACGCGCTTTTAGAGAGATTCCAATCCGCAAGTTTCACGACCGAACGCAGTTCCGCCAAGGAAAAAGCGGTCGCATCCAAAATAGCACAGCCAGAAGCATTTATCCATGTCGCCTGCGACCCGGCAGACTTTGACCGCGCTCGCGAACTCAGCGAAAAGTATCCATTCGTCTACTCCGCTTATGGCATTCATCCCGAGTACGTTGAAACAGAGACCGCCGAAGACGAAGCCCGACTCCTTGAATTCCTCGCCCACCCCAAGTGCGTCGCCTGCGGTGAATTCGGTCTCGACTACCATTACGGCGCCGAAACAAAGGCAGCCCAAGTCAAGCTCTTCGAGCGCCATTTGCAGCTCGGCATCGAAAGCGGCAAGCCTCTAGTACTCCACCTCCGCGAAGCCGATGACGACGCCCTCGCCGTGCTCCGCACCGCGAACTTACACGACCGCAACGTTCACGTTCATTGCTTTACAGGAACGTCCGAATTCGTTGAACAACTCCTTCAGCTAGACGCAAACATCTTCGTCGGATTCACGGGAATCGTCACGTTCAACAACGCGCAAAACGTCCGGGATGCAGCAGCACTCGTACCGCTCGACCAGATGCTTTTGGAGACCGACGCCCCTTACATGGCGCCCGTCCCCTTCCGCGGCAAGCCTTGCCACTCCGGCTACATCCCGTTTATCGCCGACAAACTCGCCGAAATAAAAAATGTGACGGTAGAAGAACTCTACCATCACTGTCGCGAAAACACTAGAACGTGTTACGGAATTTAA
- the greA gene encoding transcription elongation factor GreA: protein MKHLISKEGFEKFKAEWEHLKYVERPAMINQVQAAAAEGDRSENAAYTYGRMRVREIDRRLRELDRILDGAQIVENAATKDGSIRFGATVKMIDKKTKREKIYSIVGDKEIDPLQGRISMKSPIGEALQGKKAGDTVEVQAPRGKIVYEILEVNY from the coding sequence ATGAAACACTTGATTTCGAAAGAAGGCTTTGAAAAATTCAAGGCAGAATGGGAACATCTCAAATATGTCGAACGCCCGGCAATGATCAACCAGGTGCAAGCCGCCGCTGCCGAAGGCGACCGCAGTGAAAACGCCGCCTACACATACGGGCGTATGCGCGTGCGCGAAATCGACCGCCGCTTGCGTGAACTCGACCGCATTTTGGATGGCGCACAGATTGTTGAAAATGCCGCCACCAAGGACGGTTCCATCCGCTTTGGCGCCACCGTCAAAATGATTGACAAGAAGACCAAACGCGAAAAAATTTACAGCATCGTCGGCGACAAGGAAATCGACCCGCTCCAGGGTCGCATCAGCATGAAGTCCCCCATCGGTGAAGCGCTCCAAGGCAAGAAAGCCGGCGACACCGTCGAAGTCCAAGCCCCCCGCGGAAAAATTGTTTACGAGATTCTGGAAGTTAATTATTAA
- a CDS encoding fibrobacter succinogenes major paralogous domain-containing protein produces MLLKNLWCGKMSLRGCVVSAAVSGLLLLAACDEDSGTSAPNDNGISSSEEIQSSSSSLKVESSSSVILSGDGHEESSRSSSSNLKTISSSSKQLNSSSSYKPSSSSSLIVSSSSKQMSSSSSLISSSSSSSQKVGLSSSVILSGDSHEESSSSLSAELNCSMRLEWGTDRSWNFPKECRFNSEIAYDSITDSRDGQIYKIVKIGNQVWMAENLNYADSATTLSLKDRSWCYGNNPENCALAGRLYTWAAAIDSVKLATDKDNPQDCGYEKSCALPDTVYGICPPGWHLPKYQEWKTLFNEVGGDSIAAKMLKSQAGWRYNNYNNGSSGNGTDAFGFSALPAGGRYYDGNFDRDGNNAHFWTSTEYDSYNAYDVLLLYEYDNVYRSLNKYEGFSIRCLKN; encoded by the coding sequence ATGTTGTTGAAGAATTTATGGTGTGGAAAGATGTCTTTGCGTGGGTGCGTGGTTTCTGCGGCTGTTTCTGGTTTGCTTTTGCTTGCTGCTTGTGATGAAGATAGCGGTACTAGCGCTCCAAATGACAATGGAATTTCTAGTTCTGAAGAAATTCAGAGTTCTTCTAGCAGTCTAAAAGTTGAATCGTCGTCCAGCGTCATTCTGAGTGGTGATGGCCACGAAGAATCTAGTCGCAGTTCATCATCGAACTTGAAGACCATTTCGTCCTCTAGCAAGCAATTGAATTCATCTTCAAGTTATAAACCTAGTTCATCATCGAGCTTGATAGTTTCGTCCTCTAGCAAGCAGATGAGTAGCTCTTCGAGTCTGATATCTAGCTCGTCTTCTAGTAGCCAAAAAGTTGGATTATCGTCCAGCGTCATTCTGAGTGGTGATAGCCACGAAGAATCCAGTAGCAGTTTATCAGCTGAATTGAATTGTTCGATGCGTTTAGAATGGGGGACAGACAGAAGTTGGAATTTTCCTAAAGAATGTCGCTTTAATTCAGAAATAGCTTACGACTCCATAACAGATTCTCGCGATGGTCAAATTTACAAGATTGTGAAAATTGGTAATCAAGTGTGGATGGCCGAAAACTTGAATTATGCGGACAGTGCCACAACATTGAGTTTAAAGGACAGGAGCTGGTGCTATGGCAACAATCCAGAAAACTGTGCTCTGGCGGGTCGCCTTTATACTTGGGCGGCAGCGATTGACTCAGTGAAACTTGCTACCGATAAAGATAACCCGCAGGATTGTGGTTATGAAAAAAGTTGTGCATTGCCCGATACGGTGTACGGAATTTGCCCACCGGGTTGGCACTTGCCGAAATACCAGGAATGGAAAACGTTGTTTAACGAGGTCGGTGGAGATTCTATTGCCGCCAAGATGTTGAAGTCGCAGGCTGGCTGGCGTTATAATAATTACAATAATGGTTCTAGCGGAAATGGTACAGACGCGTTTGGTTTTTCCGCGTTGCCCGCTGGTGGCAGGTACTACGATGGCAATTTCGACCGCGATGGCAACAACGCCCATTTCTGGACATCCACGGAATATGATAGCTATAATGCCTATGACGTGCTCTTGCTTTATGAATACGACAATGTGTACCGAAGCCTCAACAAATATGAAGGTTTTTCAATCCGTTGTTTAAAGAACTAA
- a CDS encoding DUF1015 domain-containing protein, with the protein MMHIYPFKALRPVNPAEAETISALPYDVMNRAEAKAMAEGLPHSYLRVTRAELELPDSVDAYDPKVYAHARENLDKMIEDGVIAFDQKPCLYVYRQTMNGREQYGLVCCVPAADYFNGTIKKHELTRADKEEDRLRHVLATNANTGPVFLTYRDNGQFDIFGAVTKRKPVYDFVSKGDGFGHTVWIIDDDAEIEAIRKSFESVPVSYIADGHHRSAAGARAASYRAEQNPKNTGDEEYNRYLAILFPSTQLKILDYNRVLKDLNGRTPEQLMEEMKLVFDIEELPSMQSPAKQNQVNFYMGGKWYACTFKDKFLKNLGPVDSLDVALLQKLILKPLFDIDDPRTSKRIDFVGGIRGLGELVKRVDSGECACAFAMYPTTLDQLMSIADAGEIMPPKSTWFEPKLRDGLLVHTLD; encoded by the coding sequence ATGATGCACATCTATCCGTTCAAGGCTTTGCGTCCGGTGAACCCGGCTGAAGCTGAGACTATCTCTGCGCTCCCTTACGACGTGATGAATCGCGCCGAAGCCAAAGCTATGGCTGAGGGCCTTCCGCACTCCTACTTGCGCGTGACGCGTGCCGAACTCGAACTTCCGGATTCTGTCGACGCTTACGATCCGAAGGTTTATGCCCACGCTCGTGAAAATCTCGACAAGATGATCGAAGACGGCGTGATCGCTTTCGACCAGAAGCCGTGCCTCTACGTTTATCGCCAGACGATGAACGGTCGCGAACAGTACGGTCTTGTGTGCTGCGTTCCGGCTGCCGACTACTTCAACGGCACCATCAAGAAGCACGAACTTACCCGCGCTGACAAGGAAGAAGACCGTTTGCGCCATGTGCTCGCCACGAACGCCAATACGGGTCCGGTATTCCTCACTTACCGCGACAACGGCCAGTTTGATATCTTCGGTGCCGTGACCAAGCGCAAGCCTGTTTACGACTTCGTGAGCAAGGGCGACGGCTTTGGCCATACCGTCTGGATTATCGACGACGATGCAGAAATCGAAGCTATCCGCAAGTCCTTTGAATCTGTTCCGGTAAGCTACATCGCTGACGGTCACCACCGCAGTGCTGCTGGTGCTCGTGCTGCCAGCTACCGCGCCGAACAGAATCCGAAGAACACGGGCGACGAAGAATACAACCGTTACCTCGCTATCCTCTTCCCGAGCACCCAGCTCAAGATTTTGGACTACAACCGCGTGCTTAAGGACTTGAACGGCCGCACGCCGGAACAGCTCATGGAAGAAATGAAGCTTGTGTTCGATATCGAAGAATTGCCGAGCATGCAGAGCCCGGCTAAGCAGAACCAGGTGAACTTCTACATGGGCGGCAAGTGGTATGCTTGCACATTCAAGGACAAGTTCCTCAAGAATCTTGGCCCGGTCGACAGCCTCGACGTGGCACTCCTCCAGAAGCTCATCTTGAAGCCGCTCTTTGACATTGACGATCCGCGTACTTCCAAGCGCATCGACTTTGTCGGTGGCATCCGTGGTCTCGGCGAACTCGTAAAGCGCGTCGATAGCGGTGAATGCGCTTGCGCATTTGCAATGTACCCGACCACGCTCGATCAGCTCATGAGCATAGCCGATGCTGGCGAAATCATGCCGCCGAAGAGCACTTGGTTTGAACCGAAGCTCCGCGACGGTCTCTTGGTCCACACGCTCGACTAA
- a CDS encoding S26 family signal peptidase, translated as MFFLVFILGIVLTIMVGVRTYIFEPVRLQDNSLYPKFKKNGVMWMCKLPSCTEKIVDGDFVWGVMRNQDNMVRKVLGVPGDSITITNNGKVYTPHRNFKWKGEDAFIETRSIYVPRKGDTLRFDQLNDVEQDYLIALMHEQNEKIYIKSSLWQGNREMPLERIGSTKLGNRLVSLQEIDYMPWQDRFLVELQIFLAEPGNTPIHIKRELYNANDSSKISFYVVPEDCYYLVCEKSNHCADSREIGYFTKNRLIGRANKTANKIQNKIDNRIFELQNSIRSLLKKTQKKKTEKPKKDSKKKSATKT; from the coding sequence GTGTTTTTCCTAGTCTTTATTCTCGGCATAGTGCTGACAATCATGGTCGGTGTACGCACTTATATTTTTGAACCCGTCCGCTTACAAGACAATTCGCTATACCCCAAATTCAAAAAAAACGGTGTGATGTGGATGTGCAAGCTCCCGAGCTGTACAGAAAAAATTGTGGATGGCGATTTCGTCTGGGGAGTCATGCGCAACCAAGACAATATGGTGCGCAAAGTTCTCGGCGTTCCAGGAGACTCCATCACCATCACAAACAACGGCAAGGTCTACACACCGCACCGCAACTTCAAATGGAAAGGCGAAGACGCATTTATCGAAACGCGCAGCATCTATGTTCCGCGCAAAGGCGATACACTCCGCTTTGACCAGCTAAACGACGTTGAACAAGACTACTTGATCGCTCTCATGCACGAGCAAAACGAGAAAATCTACATCAAGTCCAGCCTTTGGCAAGGCAACCGCGAAATGCCTCTAGAACGCATCGGTTCCACAAAGCTCGGAAACCGCCTTGTGAGTCTGCAAGAAATTGACTACATGCCCTGGCAAGACAGATTCCTCGTTGAGCTTCAAATATTCCTTGCAGAGCCAGGCAACACGCCCATCCACATCAAGCGTGAATTATACAACGCCAACGACTCTTCAAAGATTTCTTTTTACGTTGTTCCTGAAGACTGCTACTATCTCGTCTGCGAAAAATCCAATCATTGTGCAGACTCTAGAGAAATCGGCTATTTTACCAAAAACCGTCTTATCGGTCGCGCCAACAAAACAGCCAACAAAATTCAGAACAAAATAGACAACCGCATTTTCGAGCTTCAGAATTCAATCCGTTCTCTTTTGAAAAAAACACAAAAGAAGAAAACCGAAAAGCCGAAAAAAGATTCTAAAAAGAAATCAGCTACCAAAACTTAA
- the lepA gene encoding translation elongation factor 4: MPQNNNIRNFSIIAHIDHGKSTLADRMIELTKTVSKNEMMNQLLDDMDLERERGITIKAHAIRMVYEKDGEEYILNMIDTPGHVDFTYEVSRSLAACEGAILVVDASQGIEAQTLSNLYLAIENDLTIIPVLNKVDLPGAQPDHVAQLVGDLLGYDPDKIPRISAKTGLNVEQVLDKIVDEIPAPKGDSGKPLKALIFDSVYDSYRGVINYIRIVEGTLKAGMKIRMMKTGGEYVVTEVGTFSMRRDPRPELTEGMVGYVLANVKTISDVKIGDTLTDAANPAEEPLPGYKDVLPMIYSGIYPIDPEDYKDLREALEKLRLNDSALCWEPETSEALGFGFRTGFLGLLHMEIVQERLDREFNVDIITTVPNVEYHVYMSDGSMVKIESPSKLPDASRYDYIEEPYVKAQIFTPKEYVGAMMTLCEEKRGTFETMEYIDETKVILKYDLPLAEIMFDFYDRLKSLSRGYAGLDYTPSEYKRNNLVKLDILLNGDPVDAFSVIIHRDKANTYANAICVKLKDLIPRQQFDVAIQGAIGGKIISRSTVKAVRKDVLAKCYGGDITRKRKLLEKQKEGKKRMKSIGSVEVPQKAFLAVLSLSDDSTGSND; the protein is encoded by the coding sequence ATGCCGCAAAACAACAATATCCGCAATTTTAGCATTATCGCCCACATCGATCACGGCAAATCCACCTTGGCCGACAGAATGATTGAACTGACCAAGACCGTTTCCAAGAACGAAATGATGAACCAGCTCCTGGACGACATGGACCTGGAACGCGAACGCGGCATTACGATCAAGGCTCATGCCATCCGCATGGTCTACGAAAAAGACGGCGAAGAATACATTTTGAACATGATCGATACGCCGGGGCATGTGGACTTCACCTACGAAGTCAGCCGTTCCCTCGCCGCTTGCGAAGGAGCCATTCTCGTGGTGGACGCAAGCCAGGGCATCGAAGCCCAGACGCTTTCAAACCTTTACCTCGCGATTGAAAACGATCTTACTATAATCCCGGTTTTGAACAAAGTAGACCTTCCGGGTGCTCAGCCCGATCACGTGGCACAGCTCGTCGGTGACCTGCTCGGCTACGATCCGGACAAGATTCCGCGCATTTCCGCCAAGACTGGCCTTAACGTGGAACAGGTGCTTGACAAGATTGTCGACGAAATCCCGGCCCCGAAGGGCGATTCCGGCAAGCCGCTCAAGGCACTCATCTTTGACTCCGTTTACGATTCCTACCGCGGCGTGATCAACTACATCCGCATTGTCGAAGGCACGCTCAAGGCAGGCATGAAGATCCGCATGATGAAGACGGGTGGCGAATACGTCGTCACGGAAGTCGGTACATTCAGCATGCGCCGCGACCCGCGCCCGGAACTGACCGAAGGCATGGTCGGCTACGTGCTCGCCAACGTGAAGACGATTAGCGACGTGAAAATCGGTGACACGCTCACGGACGCCGCCAATCCGGCCGAAGAACCGCTCCCGGGTTACAAGGACGTGCTCCCGATGATTTACTCGGGTATCTACCCCATCGACCCGGAAGACTACAAGGATTTGCGCGAAGCCCTCGAAAAGCTCCGCCTCAACGACTCCGCCCTTTGCTGGGAACCGGAAACTTCCGAAGCGCTCGGCTTTGGTTTCCGCACGGGCTTCCTCGGACTTTTGCACATGGAAATCGTGCAGGAACGCTTGGACCGCGAATTCAACGTGGACATCATCACGACCGTACCGAACGTGGAATACCACGTTTACATGAGCGACGGTTCCATGGTGAAAATTGAAAGCCCGTCCAAGCTCCCCGACGCTAGCCGCTACGACTACATTGAAGAACCTTACGTGAAGGCACAGATCTTTACGCCGAAGGAATACGTCGGCGCCATGATGACGCTTTGCGAAGAAAAGCGCGGCACATTCGAAACGATGGAATACATCGACGAAACAAAGGTCATCCTCAAGTACGACCTTCCGCTTGCCGAAATCATGTTTGACTTCTACGACCGCCTCAAGTCTCTCAGCCGTGGTTACGCAGGTCTCGACTACACGCCGAGCGAATACAAGCGCAACAACCTCGTCAAGCTCGACATTCTCTTGAACGGTGACCCGGTCGACGCCTTCTCCGTGATTATCCACCGCGACAAGGCAAACACCTACGCTAACGCCATCTGCGTCAAGCTCAAGGACCTCATTCCGCGCCAGCAGTTTGACGTCGCCATCCAGGGCGCTATCGGCGGAAAGATTATCAGCCGCTCCACTGTGAAGGCAGTCCGCAAGGACGTGCTTGCCAAGTGCTACGGCGGTGACATCACCCGTAAGCGCAAGCTCCTCGAAAAGCAGAAGGAAGGTAAGAAGCGCATGAAGAGCATCGGCTCCGTGGAAGTGCCGCAGAAGGCATTCCTCGCAGTCCTCTCGCTCAGCGACGACTCTACCGGCAGCAACGACTAA
- a CDS encoding peptidylprolyl isomerase — MLAEITTHEGKIVVDLNFKAAPNTVANFVELANSGFYNGLLFHRVIPGFMIQGGDPNGDGTGGPGYTIDDEANDLKHETGVISMANRGPNTGGSQFFITHLPQPHLDGKHTVFGKVIEGHDVVCRIDPNDPILNIKIVEKK, encoded by the coding sequence ATTCTTGCCGAGATAACAACTCATGAGGGTAAAATCGTTGTGGACTTGAACTTCAAGGCCGCTCCGAATACCGTAGCGAACTTTGTTGAACTCGCCAATTCCGGGTTTTATAATGGCCTTCTCTTCCATCGTGTCATTCCTGGCTTTATGATCCAGGGTGGCGACCCGAATGGCGATGGAACGGGTGGTCCTGGTTATACCATCGACGATGAAGCGAATGATCTCAAGCATGAAACTGGCGTGATTTCTATGGCAAATAGAGGCCCGAATACGGGTGGCTCGCAGTTCTTCATTACGCACCTTCCGCAGCCGCATTTGGATGGCAAGCATACGGTGTTTGGCAAGGTCATTGAGGGACACGACGTTGTGTGCCGCATTGACCCGAACGATCCGATTTTGAACATTAAAATTGTGGAAAAGAAGTAA
- the lexA gene encoding transcriptional repressor LexA, whose translation MENTNEKRKEMTARQEEIYEYIKKYSKENHMPPTVREIGNHFDISSTNGVRSILAALIKKGYINRSPRLSRGIEILSDDKESSKEVASNTIEIPIVGRVAAGTPILAVQNLEGTVTIDRDFLACRSDVFALRVKGDSMINAGIFDGDLIFARQQKTADLGEIVVAQIDNEATVKYYHPSADHVELRPANPKYKPIIVNNRKDFSIAGRVIGVMRKVN comes from the coding sequence ATGGAAAATACAAATGAAAAACGCAAAGAAATGACGGCAAGACAAGAAGAGATTTATGAATACATCAAGAAGTATTCTAAAGAAAATCACATGCCGCCAACCGTTCGCGAAATCGGCAACCACTTTGACATTTCTTCTACGAACGGTGTGCGTTCTATCCTTGCAGCCCTCATCAAGAAAGGCTATATCAACCGTTCTCCGCGCCTCAGCCGCGGTATCGAAATTTTGAGCGATGACAAGGAATCAAGCAAGGAAGTTGCAAGCAACACCATCGAAATTCCTATAGTCGGCCGCGTCGCCGCTGGTACGCCGATTCTTGCCGTGCAGAACCTCGAAGGTACCGTCACCATCGACAGAGACTTCCTCGCCTGCCGTAGCGATGTGTTTGCACTCCGTGTCAAGGGAGATTCCATGATTAACGCAGGCATTTTCGATGGAGACTTGATTTTCGCTCGTCAGCAAAAAACCGCAGATCTTGGTGAAATCGTCGTAGCCCAAATTGATAACGAAGCTACAGTCAAGTACTATCACCCGAGCGCAGACCATGTGGAACTCCGCCCGGCAAACCCGAAGTACAAACCGATCATCGTGAACAACAGAAAAGACTTCTCAATTGCAGGCCGCGTCATCGGCGTCATGAGAAAAGTCAACTAA